From one Magnolia sinica isolate HGM2019 chromosome 18, MsV1, whole genome shotgun sequence genomic stretch:
- the LOC131232251 gene encoding cleavage and polyadenylation specificity factor subunit 3-I-like, which yields MAASVGSQPPPSLKRRDSSVTREGDQLIVTPLGAGNEVGRSCVYMSYKGKTVLFDCGIHPAYSGMAALPYFDEIDPSTIDVLLVTHFHLDHAASLPYFLEKTTFKGRVFMTHATKAIYKLLLSDYVKVSKVSVEDMLYDEQDILRSMDKIEVIDFHQTLEVNGIRFWCYTAGHVLGAAMFMVDIAGVRVLYTGDYSREEDRHLRAAEIPQFSPDICIIESTYGVQLHQPRLVREKRFTDVIHSTISQGGRVLIPAFALGRAQELLLILDEYWSNHPELHNIPIYYASPLAKRCMAVYQTYINAMNERIRNQFANSNPFDFKHISPLKSIENFDDVGPSVVMASPSGLQSGLSRQLFDKWCSDKKNACVIPGYVVEGTLAKTIINEPKEVTLMNGLTAPLNMQVHYISFSAHADFAQTSTFLKELMPPNIILVHGEANEMGRLKQKLITQFIDKNMKIISPKNCQSVEMYFNSEKMAKTIGRLAEKTPEVGETVSGLLVKKGFAYQIMAPDDLHIFSQLSTANITQRIAVPYSGAFGVIKHRLKQIYESVESPIDESEVPTLHVHERVTVKQESEKHVSLQWTSDPISDMVSDSIVALVLNINREVPKVTVTETKTEEKMGKTAEKVIFALLVSLFGDVKMGEEGKLVVTVDGNVARVDGKNGDVECENENLKERVRTAFRRIQSAVKPIPLSAS from the exons ATGGCAGCATCCGTAGGGAGCCAACCTCCTCCGTCTCTGAAGAGACGGGATTCGTCGGTTACGAGAGAAGGCGATCAGCTCATCGTAACACCGTTGGGAGCCGGCAATGAAGTGGGTCGGTCGTGCGTTTACATGTCCTACAAAGGAAAAACTGTACTG TTTGATTGTGGAATACATCCAGCTTACTCGGGAATGGCTGCTTTGCCTTACTTTGACGAGATTGATCCATCCACCATTGACGTGCTTCTTGTTACACA CTTTCACCTCGACCATGCTGCATCACTGCCATATTTTCTCGAGAAG ACCACTTTCAAGGGACGGGTTTTCATGACTCATGCTACAAAGGCCATATACAAGCTGCTTTTGTCAGATTATGTGAAAGTGAGCAAAGTTTCGGTTGAGGACATGCTGTATGATGAACAAGACATTCTTCGGTCCATGGACAAAATCGAG GTCATCGATTTCCACCAGACTCTAGAAGTAAATGGCATCCGGTTCTGGTGCTACACTGCTGGCCATGTCCTTGGGGCTGCCATGTTCATGGTTGACATCGCTGGGGTCCGGGTGCTTTACACAGGAGATTACTCCCGTGAAGAAGATCGCCACCTCCGTGCTGCTGAGATCCCACAGTTTTCCCCTGACATCTGCATCATTGAATCCACCTATGGTGTCCAGCTCCACCAGCCCAGGCTTGTACGAGAGAAACGCTTTACCGATGTTATCCACTCAACTATTTCTCAGGGCGGCCGCGTCCTCATTCCGGCATTTGCACTTGGCCGTGCACAAGAGCTCCTCCTCATTCTGGATGAGTACTGGTCAAACCACCCTGAACTCCACAACATTCCCATTTACTATGCTTCCCCTCTTGCCAAGAGGTGCATGGCAGTCTACCAAACCTACATCAATGCAATGAACGAGAGGATCCGGAACCAGTTTGCAAATTCAAACCCgttcgacttcaagcacataTCACCATTGAAGAGCATAGAGAATTTTGATGATGTCGGCCCATCCGTGGTGATGGCAAGTCCTAGTGGTCTGCAGAGTGGTCTGTCGAGGCAGCTGTTCGACAAGTGGTGCTCGGACAAGAAGAATGCTTGCGTGATTCCTGGGTATGTTGTGGAAGGGACATTGGCCAAGACTATCATTAATGAACCCAAGGAAGTCACACTCATGAATGGCCTCACTGCCCCTCTCAACATGCAGGTCCATTACATTTCATTCTCGGCCCATGCCGATTTTGCACAGACAAGTACGTTTTTGAAAGAGCTCATGCCCCCCAACATAATCCTGGTTCATGGAGAAGCCAACGAGATGGGAAGGCTTAAACAGAAGCTCATCACCCAATTCATTGACAAAAACATGAAGATCATATCTCCTAAAAACTGCCAGTCTGTCGAGATGTACTTCAATTCAGAGAAAATGGCCAAGACAATTGGGCGGTTGGCTGAAAAGACCCCGGAAGTGGGAGAGACTGTCAGTGGCTTGCTTGTAAAGAAGGGATTCGCATACCAAATAATGGCCCCTGATGACCTCCACATCTTCTCACAGCTATCCACTGCAAACATCACTCAGAGGATTGCAGTCCCTTATTCTGGTGCCTTTGGAGTGATAAAGCACCGGCTCAAGCAGATATATGAGAGCGTTGAATCCCCAATTGATGAATCTGAGGTCCCAACCTTGCATGTGCATGAACGGGTGACAGTGAAGCAGGAGTCAGAAAAGCATGTTTCGTTACAGTGGACTTCAGACCCCATTAGTGACATGGTCTCAGACTCTATTGTCGCTCTGGTTTTGAATATCAACCGGGAAGTTCCGAAGGTGACGGTGACGGAGACCAAGACAGAGGAGAAGATGGGAAAGACAGCGGAGAAAGTGATATTTGCGCTCTTGGTTTCGTTGTTTGGCGATGTCAAGATGGGAGAGGAAGGGAAACTGGTTGTGACGGTTGATGGGAATGTGGCTCGTGTTGATGGCAAGAATGGAGATGTTGAGTGCGAGAATGAGAATTTAAAGGAAAGAGTAAGGACAGCATTTCGTCGGATCCAGAGTGCCGTGAAGCCAATCCCGCTTTCAGCATCTTGA